The genomic window tctgagtcgatcagtcggtaatcGTATTTGGAAGAAAATCGAGTAAAAAAGAACATCAGTTGAgttttcattatcaactaaaattttttttacatcataatttgccatCATCGTTGAGacaacgacagcatcatcatggaaagTTTGTATTCCCCGGATATCatcttctgaaaaaaaaattacattatcaAGTCGTCGTTTCTTcgtcgactcttcttcgaaagttgcacTTCGGTCCTTCGGTCGCCCAGAGATCATATTAATTACTCCCGTCGTTGGTCGATTGTTGATCATTTTCTCAGATTGTGACTGAGACTGTTGGTCGGTAGGAGGTTGAGTCGGGCAAtctcctcaaaattttttgagataaccACGTCGAATCAGGACCTCTATCTCGTTCCTGAATTGAATGCACTATTCGATATCGTGACTGTGATCACGATGaaaccgacagtacttcttccTATCACGGCTCCTCAGTGGCAttttcatcgatggagggtgtcgAAGAtactcttctccttcgatctccatcaagatctgcacatggagagcagaaagaggagtataggagtcatacctgccatagtTGTTTGGCTTTGGACTCCGTCGtcgaggtgaagctcgcttattggcaAATTGACCAATTTGGTTCGGTCGGGGTTTCACTttttttctacttctttttttgacttttttcttctatttgatgCCGGTCAGAAGCATCCTCATCCGTGCGGATATACTTGTATGCGTGCTCCAAAAGTTCAGTATAGATCCGGAGGAGAAATCTGGATTTCCTCAGACCCCTCTTCATAGCCGATATggtcatatcttcattgaggtccctgacctcaattATGGCCGCATTGAAGCgagccacaaaatctctcaacgtctctgtctcaccttgctttatggagaagagactgtctgagGTCTGCGGCatctttcggctggtgctgaaatgggccacgaaagaagtTCGAACTGCTCAAAAAAGTTTATTCTCCCTGACTGCAGTCCAGAGTACCAGACTCGAGCAGCCTTCCGAATAGTCATCGGGAAGTCAATGCATAGGAGGACGTCGGTTGCcctctggatcatcatgagagccttgtagcttttAGGTGATcaattggatcggtggagccatcatataGCTCTATCTGCAGCATCTTAAGCCGAGATGGAATCGATTCGTCTAGGATGcactgagagagaggttgggcaatGTGGAAGTCATAGTCGCTGGAAGAATTCCGACCTTCCATCTGAAGTCAGGCAAGTTGGCGGTCGATCTCTTTGAATTTGCGCTCGTAGTCATCGAGCCGCCGTTGCTGAGATAATCTGAGGGTAAAGTCCCTCGAAAAATTTGAGGATGAAAAAGGAGAAGGTTCACGCGGCCTTTTCtccttcttgatactatgtacatgggaaggagaaggagatcACTGCGAAGGATGGACGGTGTGACGAGAATGCCGAGAACGTGGTTGCTCGACTCGGTGAGAATGCCGAGACGGCTGTTGTTCTGAAGATGAAGAGGGTGAATGCCATGGAGGACGACAACTATGTCTAGACAGCACTAAATGAGCCACCGGCTCCTCCACCGACGGTCGCTGCTGCTGTTGTGTTTGTTGTTGTTAGAGACTGTAAACTGCCTCCGTTAACaccttcatttgctgcatcaaGGCAGCAATTTGTGCATCCGTAGTGACTACAAGACGcgaagagctgggctctgccaatAGGGGAGGAGGAGGAATATCTTCCTGGCGGAAAGATTGCCTCGCGGATCCCGTTGAATGCTAAGCTTTGGTCTTAGCCATGGTTGCTCGTATCCCGTCCTCCTTTTTGGCGCGCCAATCTCCTGTTGCGCCCGTCGTCAGAGAGGAGCATCTGCAAAAGATGTCCACACTGATCGAAATTGTGTCCGGCGgaaaccctccgatgcttaagtcaatggGGAGTGGTGAATAGCAGGTAGAATATTCAAAATGGCAGAGTATCAGTCCAGAATTGCCTTACCAAATGTTGTTCATTTACCTTCTTTTATAGATGAGTAGTTGGTAACCGTCTGTAATGGTTAGACACGTGGGTCCCGTACGTTCCGGCATCATGTGATCGTGGGGTGGATAGTTATACCCGCCACGGATCATGTTCTGACCATTACGCGCTTCCTGCGTTGGTAGTTTCAGGTAAGCCGATTGTATGTCGGTAATAATGATCGTATATCGGTAGTAGTCAtggagatccgaatgagcatcggtcggtaactctgatatgccgatggatATTGGTCTAAGATTAGCCGAGTTGTCGTGGCTAAGTCGGTCGATGGCTGAGGATAGCCGACTGTAGGTCGGCCAACTGATTGTTAGTCGGCATTTTGTGTCTATGAGGTCGATTTAGAGTCGGAATCGGAGGTTGGTTGAATTGTTCCAACAGCTTCCATTGCAGATAACTCAAATATTATATGACTTACTAGCTGCTTTTAAGCAACTCTATTGTATTTgctcaaaaaaaggaaaaaaaaatttgttgtgTACTCAGTGTTCTTGAATAATCCTGTACTTGCATGAGATAGAGTATTAATTTCCAGATTATGCGGTGCAGGGGTTGGAGAGTCTACTTGCAGGACGAGCATGGAACTTCAATAGATGCCCTTGATTTTATGATTGATGTGTGAGTCCCTCTCTTAACATATTCTTTGTATTCATGTTTATGGAAACATTTTGCTGTCTTTCTCCACAAAACTACTAGCTTTTTCTTCATTCATTCATCATCAAACTCAAACTAGATCATTGATTTTACGATCAAAATATGAGGTCTTTTAGCATcctgcaaataatttttttttcttttcttcatcccTTTTTTGTGTGACATCAACTCATCATCGCACCACAATCAGTGAGGACCAGACTTGATGGTGGTGAATAAGGTTATGGAAACAACTTAATTTGGATTTTCTTGTCTTCTACTAAATAAACTTGCCCGCACATTCTTTGTATGACAAATCACTGCCACCTATAATTAGTGCCCTATTCCCAAGTGTCTACAGCCATTTAAATTTATTTGGTCTGCAAACTTTCTGGTGGTGGAGGTCCTTTCCTATTCTAGAACATAGTTTTGGAACCCTGAAACTTGTTTGCTTCACTGTTATTATGGTCTGATGCTTTGTCAGCATCTTCCATCTAAAGAATTGGCTAACTGTTACCTGCCGTGCATTTACCTTATCAAATTTAAGCAATTCATCCTGTAAACAGTACcatgtgagtttctcacatagtATTTCAACACACAACTTGAATAGATGCCCATGATTTATGCCCGATATGAGAGTTTCTCTCTTAACATGTCCATTCTATTCATGCTTTTGGAAACAGTTGCTGTCGTTCTCAACAAAGTTACTAGCTTTTGTATTTATTCATCATCAAACCTCATTCTAGATcattaattttataatcaaaatatgaGGTCCTTTTAGCATCTTGCTAataatttcttttcctttttcattCCTTTTTTGTGTGATAACACCTCATCCTCTCACCCCAAATCACCGCCACCTACAATCGATGCTGTATTCCCAACATGCAGTCCATTAAACTCTaatcattttgtatttatttGCTCTGCAAACCTTTCTGATGGTGGAGATCCTTTTCTATTCTAGAACATGGTGTTGGAATCATATATGTTCGCTCCACTGTTATTAGGTTCTGATGCTTCATCAACACCTTCCATCTACAGAATTCACTGACTTCTTAGTTCCGTTCATTTGTCTTATTAAATGTAGAAAATTCATCCTGTTAACAGTACTATGAAAATATGTCACATTTATCACTATTTAGAGGATTCATGAAAGAGGACGTAACCAATCATTTGTTTGACAGGGATACTAGTTTTTGTTTCTTTATGTGATGTTAAACGCATCCTGATCATGATGCTGCTGTGGTAAGCGCAGTTAGTTGTGTATGAAGTAGTTTATGTTTTCATCACGGTTGTCTAAGCCACAATAACAATATCAGATGATATAAATGGAAGATGCCGCTCTGGACTGTTCTCAAAGTGGAAATTCACAAATTTTCTCTTTCAGGGGCCTAACGAGATCTGCTCGCCAAGGGAAAATTGATGCCTATTCGGCCATGGTACGCATaatgtatttataatttattatttctttAGTGTTGCACTTTGTTCACTGCTTTATATCGCCTTTTTGCAGATGGTACTTGAGAGATATTTCTCAATGTCAGGGTGTGGAGCTGAACTAGTTGTTCCTAAGCAGTTGGAATTACAAGAAATGCTTCGAAAGGGTTCCTGTCAAGATTGAGTTTTAACAGAAAGCACTTTCTATGGTGAGcaagtgacaaaaaaaaaaaaaaaggaatagacACTTCCATTGCCGACATAGGTTCTAGGTTGTGGAAGGTTACTGTAAACATCTGGTGATTAGTTCATCAAATAAATTTGAGGCTTGACCTTATAATATGCCTGCAAATTGTATCCTCTTACTTGAAAAATGGCAATgcctatcaatattttttttttcgtcgATGGATTATCTAGTATATAATGTGAGCAAAAGTCCTTTCTCCAATCCATCGGATTCGTATTTAAGTTTCACACAGAAAAACAAGGTAGCGATCACTCTCCATAGCAGATCTGCGTAGGAAAGAAAAAAACCCTCCCTGTAGTCTCTGATAATCAACTAAAAAAAGCATCAGACATCTGCGTGAAACTAAGAACATTTTAAAACAGATGATTAGAAATAGCCTATCACACAAGCTTGACTTTTGGTGTTTAGTTGATCACACTAGGATATTTTTTTAATGGTTAGGAGATTTTGATAGGGCCCAGTTTCTTTGTGGTACTTAAAAAATATCGTAAAATGCTACCGTAAAATGCTAGTATGCTTATGTAGgcatgtcaaaaaaaaattaaataaaaaaatatatataaattttaaaaatatttagacAGTTTGGATAGCTGTTCGGCATCTAACCATATGCAACAAAAAATACCACAGAGAATCCCATCTCATCAAAATAAACTTCCCACCCTATGCAAGAGCATCAATCGACGGTTGTCCGTTGAAAATAATTTGATGGAAATCTCTAGGCATCTAAATTGCCTTAAAACATATTTGTAGAAACATAGTAGGATTTCGATGTCAAGTTTAACCAAGAAATCAATTTTTTGAGCTGAGATGGATATTCTATTAACTTCCTCTCGTCTCCAAACAGCGGACCAAGCAATTGCAAATTGATGCAGAACACGGGAAGTAATGCATAATACATGGATATTCCAATGTCAAGACATCAAGATGAGGACAGTTCTTAACAATTCTGTTCTAGCTGCTAtgtttctttttctaaaattaaatgtATAATAAACATGTATGCTGACAATCTGGCTGTACTAAAAAGGTATACGATCATACACTGCAACTAGCCCGTTCCAGAGAGCCCAACTTCTGTATAGGAACAACGCGTGCAGCCGAATCAGTGCAATTGCCCAATTCCAATTTGATCAGGCTGCAATTGATCTAATAAAGGCCTGAAAAAACAGTACACAACCACCAGATATCTTGCGTTACATTGGATACATTATTGCCttgcatattttcttagctgtgtAACGTGGGTCGATTTGTGTGGACCCTAGTCAGGTGAATCTTATTGCAGAGAGGAGGATTAATCTTACCCATCCAAAACTTATAGAATGAAATCATTAATTTAATACCTACACAGTCGCTGCAAAGGGCTCCGAAATTTTTTGGTACAAGTACAGTTAGATTAAATCTTGGATCAAGGGACTTGACAAAACCTAATACTTTAATATCCATGCGAGAATTTTTTCCATATCAAGAGGAGGAAATAAACGAATTATAACAAATTCTCTATTTTACCAGAAACCAGAATAACCCATTCCAATTTCCCTCCTCTCCTCCTGAAGGATACTGCAATCCCCAATTCTTGCCATAGAAGTCCTGTTCGTAtggtattgaaataaaaataattgcTCATAGTGTCACAAAGCTGAGACAAGCAAACAGCCAAAATCATCAGAATGTATGAGATTGCCGATCTGATCACCTCCATCGCAACTTCATCCACATTTATCAATATAGCTTGTTGAACTCGGGCAGCTGTGTGGATTCTGCCAATTTTGGAAAGAAGGCCTCCCTCTCGAGCAAGACTTGTAACGAGGCCATTACCTTCATCAATGATGTCCACACAAAAGGAGCACAGCAGAAGGCATAGGCAAACACTGCCAAAGCCCTCACAACACCATCCGAATACCAAGGGAATGCCATCACAAAAAGTGCACCGAGTATACCCACCAGGGTGTGAGCACTGGGAGTGGCGGCAGCAGGAAAGCATTGATCACAACTGAAGCAAGAGTGGACGCACCAAGCATATAGAGGGACCAGCCCAGAAGTGGGTGCACTGTTCGGGGAATGAGAAAAAAAGGAACAGTGTATGCAGCTAATATGGACCATGTTGCTGCCACCTTGAGCATGCTGTGTACAACAGCAAAATTCTTCTCAGGGCGCCGGTTATAACATAACTTGGACAAGCTAGGACGTGCCAGCCGAGTGAGTGCCATGATCCCGATATACATTACTGACTGGATGAGTATCACAGGCACCTCTGATCCATACctgttcacaaaaaaaaaaaaaaaaattctcacacCAAATCTTGGAATGAAACAACTTGTGAGAACTACACCTAATCAAGCATGCCAAGTTTCTTTAAGAGGGAAGTCAACAATCTGATTAATgccaagtccattcagatttcaATAACTAGATTAAACTATCCAAGCGGAAGATGCTTGGTTTTAATGCAGTCTCCCTAGGTGCACGGGTGTAGCCTACAAGCTAGCAGATGCTTGCTTTTGCTTACCCTATGGTATTTCGACGTTGCTCATGCCATGATAAGCCCAATGGTAGGACAGGCCAGGACCACCAGTACCAAGGTTTCAACCATGGTGCACTAGGGAATGTGATCACACTATTTGGTCCACAGGGTATGCTCCATCGAAGACTCAGGTCTGCACAACAAATAATATTATCATGTTATAAAAGCAAAGCACAAATTTAACTACAGAAAGGCATGACAAGAGAAACCTCAGTATTTAGTCAGATGTAAGGGTAACAAATCACAAAGGAGCTTCCGAAGTGTATTTAGTGGACATTTACAGAAACATGGTGGACAAGAGAGGAACCAAGCAGCAGTTATCAGACTTACAGTAGTAAGAAGCATCCATCTGGTATCCCAAAGGAAGTCGATAGGTGCCGTCAAGCTTGGTACCATTCACTGGTGGATGAAACATTGGCCGATCAAGCAAATCTGGGAAGTAACTGGCAAGAAAGCCTTGATCTGCACCATCTGGGTTCTCACGCCCAATTGCTAGCTCATGAAGCATGTCCTTGAAGACATCCATTGAAGGCtgcaaaatgaaaaaaatgaagcaGGGAATTACAATTGAAAGATTTCATAGTTCGCCCTCTTTCTAATATCATAGTTGCCTAAAAGCTTAGAAAAAGAGTGCATGACAGTAATGGAATCTGGAAAGctatagaaagagagagaagcaaAAGGGGACATGAATAAGCATCAGCGAAATTTTTCTTGAATTTAAGGCATTCATTCTTTGGACTCTGTGAATTAATATGTTCTTgaactaaagaaatgtttgatCTTTTCACTCACATAAGCACAACTAGTGGCCTTCAAGACTAGTCCCAGAAAGGATTCCTAAATATTTTAGTTTCTGCTGTTAATCTGATCCAACAACTCATCTCCAAATAAAGATGTTTGATAGCATAGGAGTTTGACATCCAGAATATTGGTACCAGCTTTACCAGTCAAAACCATTCAATGTAAATGTGGACAAaaataggcaaaaaaaaaaaaaaaggcttgttGCTAATTATGCCTCACCGTACAGATTCCAGCAACTGCCAAAGTTGGAATGATTCCACATTTAGAAGTCCGCCTTGAACTTGATGATAATAATCCCATAGAAAGAacctatttaaattagatctgttaAGCTGGTAGGTACATATAGTGGTGTGAAAAGGCTGACCAATTACTTGTCCTTATGACAATAGGTCATATGGGTCTCCATCATCTCTCTCATttgttagagaattttttttcttcatgacaaGATTACTACATTCACTTATGAATTAATGTATTAAATATGTCTGGTGGAATGGTGGTGAATtagtggcattttttttttttttttttttttttttttaagttacaAACCGCTACCCCTTTTTTTGAGAGGCATTAAAGTCAATGTACACATATGCCTTATATTTATAGGCATGATGATACTAATTTCAGAGATTACCAATTGTACATGAAACCTGATCTTTCGGGCATGATTAATCCTAAAAAGATAAGACTTCATAGAATATCAGTCTTAATCAGCATTTTTAAGTACCAAACCATATGGAGTAATCGGTGTCTATACTGGTATGTGGctgttttttcttttaaattctctctctttttctttttttttgcgtGTGTGGTTGGGGGGGCGGTGGGCGATGGGAGTGTATACATACAGGGATGAGGCACGATACTGATACTTACAATATTGGTCCTAATATTAGTAGTTGATAGATTATCACTTGCAAAGCTACCTTTGGCTATGCAACCCATGCATATTCATCCTAAGGTTGAAATGTTGCTCATTCCATTATGATTTATTTGACAATCATGTGTCTACCAATAATGAGTTTACAATGGTCACTATCAAGTCCCTAAAATTTGAATGCAAATATTCACCCATAAGAGGACCTTTAAATGGATGGTGAACAGAACAGGATGAAAAGGGTTATGTACACAAAATCCAGATGAATACAAGGTTGAATGCATTCTTCTGAGCTGGGATCACCATATCTCCAGCACACAACACATTCCTAGTGTATGTAGATCTTCTCATATACACTTAGCATAGATCAGCAGAAagcccagatattttggcacttGCTGAAATTCAAACGCCTGCATACAGCCTTCAGTCTTGATCTTATTTTTTGAAAGATGAATAAGACTTCTTCATGCACTGACACATATTAAGTTCACATTGCTGTTGTTCTACGCATTCCCCTCTTAATGCAATGCTTTCTTGGAAAGTTTGCCAGAAAGTAGTTAGTTGCATAAGTCCCTAGAGGGTATAAGTGGTTCATAGTCTTTCTGGATTTTCAAGTCACAGCCAAGTAAATCATTGACAGTTGTGGGATCATTGGCAGCAGAGCCAAGTAAGTCATTGGCTCTTCAGAATATTTAAATGTTAATATCAGTAAATCCACAACATGGCAATTTAATGTAGAATTTGTTGGGCAGTCTTCATTTGTAGAGTAGACAGCTAAAAGGTATATCTTCATGGCAAGCTTACATTTGGCCATATGGACTAGATACAAAACACTTCTCCATTCAATATTTGACATAGAAGCAATTAAAGAAATAATTCATTAAATCTGTGGCAGCACGTAAGGTAACCTTAAGCCAACAAAAGGGAGTAACATAAGCCTACAAATGAGTGGAAGCAGAGATACAGGAAAAAAATTTGCAAGTTCATGTTATTGTTCCGTCAATTGTAATACAAATAACAAACAAATTGATGGTTGCAGCCTGTGTTACCTCAAAATTCcacttttaaaatttataaaagaaTTGTGGGACACTTGGACATGGAAAAACAGAACATGACATGATTGGTCAATCCATTTCAAAGTGTTACCTCAACATTCCACTTTTAAAGTTTATAGAAGAGTTGCGGGACACTTGGACATGGCAAAGCAGAACATGACATGATTGGTCAATCCATTTCAAAGTGTTAACTAATATCAGCAGAAAGTGCTGGCACATGCACTTTTTTTTGGAGTGTAATGGAGAGGTCTCTTGGTTTCAAATACTAGACATTCTAAGCAAAGTGTCTTTGTATTTTAAATATGAAGCTATCACACTCAAATATCAGCTTAAGTATTTAAACACATCTTAAGCACTGTTAATGTGAACCTGAAAAAACTCATGACTTCTATTAATGTCTGTTACATAGAATATAtatctcttcttccctttttcaGTAGGTATACACGTATCTATGTTATTCTGTCCCTGTGCCTAGATTTTGGATGATGCTATCTCTGACATTTAAGGACACTTGGGCCCTTGGAACTCATGCCAGGTACCTAGGTAACACTAGTTGCATTGCCCTGTTTACAAAATCAGTGGAAGGAATTTTAAAGCTACTCGATAAGTCATCTAGTAAGATCACCTAGCATAAACTAAATCACCAAATACAAAATCTATCCTTAAAGATATATCCTAATATTACTTTGTCTATAACAAAATCATCTAATAATAGTAAAAGCGTAAATCACGCACAAAGCTGGCTCATGACCATGTGCTTAAACCCCTCATAGAAACAAATTGAGCTGTGCCTCCAAGAAATAGCTAAATAAGTTATCGTGTTATTGACTTTTTTTGGTAGGATTCCATTATTGGCTTTTAACATGTTAAATATTATAACTATCAAAACTTACAAATGGCTCCATAAGTCTATGTATTCTTCAAGTTATATAAAACAGCACCCCACCCACCACCACTATCCACCCTCACCGTCCAACTATCACCCCCACCCTCATCTTTGCTATGCTCCCTATGGTCAGCACCCTCCATAGATGGAGGCTGTGGTCAGTGCGACAAGCATGCTTCCAAAGTTGTCATGCTAAAGCTTGGATCATGTTTCACCTTCAAAGTAAGATTTTGCAATTGGATGCAATTTTACTTAAACTTATTCAAAACCTGATCATACAGATTCTATACGAACAGTAAGCAATTATCACATGATCAATCACTTTAAATTGGTGTTgggaaatttttataaaaaatgacTTTATTTGTAGTGTAATTCAGAGACTTAAAGCGCCAAAAGGCATGCAGGCAGAGTGGTAGGCACATCCATAGCTGGAGCAGAAAACCCAAGTATATGAAGGCAAGCATAGGCATGCAATTATACAAGTCCAACAAATCCAAACAGCAACTTATCTGATTATTCCGAAAAATCTGATAAACCAATAAGTTCATGAGATCCACATTCCTAAAGGGAAAAGAAAGTTTTGACACTTGTCAAATTAAATTTGCTGTGgagcaaattaaaaattagaggtTATACCTGAAGGACAAAGAGGCCAGTGTGGAAGATGCAGGGGTTAATGAAAACAGCACAGAACTGCCCACACTGGAATAGCTCATCGGTTATGTGGAGGAAGATGTTATCAGAGTCAAGCATGACAACTCTGTCGTATGCTACCAAGCTCCAGGCATACAGCTTATTAAGTGTCAGTTTAAATCTGGAATTGAAATTGCCCTGCTTCTCATATGGATTCTTCAAGTTCTCCACTGTAACCACCTTCAACCCATCCTCCTCCTTCCTGTTAACATGAGTTGGTAATACATCAGATGCCTGAGCACTAAGAAAGAAGTTGAatcgtcaaattaaaattcaagtgtTGTGAGTCTCATCAACCTCTAGATTTAAGTCTTAACTCACCAAAaaatagggatggcaaaatcgacTCGACCTGATGGGTATGCACCCTACCCAAAtccggtcaaacccgaaaaataggatttgatcggatttgggtTCGGATTTGGGTAAAATTCAAAAACTGTAGTATGGATATGGATAGGGTATGGATAATGCTGTTTTCTACCCAAAtccgaacccgacccgaacctaCGGGTATGAATAACACCCGAACCCATAcctgaatatatatgtttataattctgttttgataattctgtttggttgataatatgcataaaattattttagttatttatatgttctatgttgaattgtaattctatttctatgtttgatttctataaatctgaacttataaattatgttctatgttgaattgataattttgttttgattgataacatgcataaaattattttggttgctTATTTTTTTGGGTATGGGATAGGCATGAGGTGGGTGTGGATTGGGTATGGGGAAATGGGTTACCCGTGGGTATTCCCGAACCCGTTGGATATGGggatggatatctcttttcttatccgatcaaGTATCGGATAGGATTTGGGTATAGAGTATTAAATTCGgatttggggatgggtagtacAATACctgacccaaaccctacccattgccatccctaccaAAAAGCTATGTTTGCTAGTAATATTAATAGATCGTCAA from Elaeis guineensis isolate ETL-2024a chromosome 4, EG11, whole genome shotgun sequence includes these protein-coding regions:
- the LOC105043635 gene encoding LOW QUALITY PROTEIN: putative glucuronosyltransferase PGSIP8 (The sequence of the model RefSeq protein was modified relative to this genomic sequence to represent the inferred CDS: inserted 1 base in 1 codon); this encodes MENGRRTRLGFLWRLVAVAWVAGVAATAEAAEGRRGPLRHAYAAMMYMGTPRDYEFYVATRVMMRSLAKLGVAADRVVIASADVPIRWVQTMKEEDGLKVVTVENLKNPYEKQGNFNSRFKLTLNKLYAWSLVAYDRVVMLDSDNIFLHITDELFQCGQFCAVFINPCIFHTGLFVLQPSMDVFKDMLHELAIGRENPDGADQGFLASYFPDLLDRPMFHPPVNGTKLDGTYRLPLGYQMDASYYYLSLRWSIPCGPNSVITFPSAPWLKPWYWWSWPVLPLGLSWHEQRRNTIGYGSEVPVILIQSVMYIGIMALTRLARPSLSKLCYNRRPEKNFAVVHSMLKVAATWSILAAYTVPFFLIPRTVHPLLGWSLYMLGASTLASVVINAFLLPPLPVLTPWXGILGALFVMAFPWYSDGVVRALAVFAYAFCCAPFVWTSLMKVMASLQVLLEREAFFPKLAESTQLPEFNKLY